Proteins from a genomic interval of Alteromonas macleodii ATCC 27126:
- a CDS encoding 1-acyl-sn-glycerol-3-phosphate acyltransferase codes for MTKTSHPQTHSQRANSVNVGEHVPRKWPNWLSSFAAWVLTKRGWRVEGELINQKKAILAVAPHTSNWDFFIGLFVVFSFKLNINFFGKHTIFAPPLGAIVKRLGGIPIERSKAHGVVTSIANKIKEADQLILALAPEGTRSPIYPWKTGFMHIAREAEIPIQVIGLDYARKMIVLGPIIQKVTNIDEQMQTIYTFYDNVCAKYPKNCITKP; via the coding sequence ATGACAAAAACCTCACACCCTCAAACCCACTCTCAACGGGCCAATAGTGTTAACGTTGGAGAGCATGTTCCTCGCAAGTGGCCCAACTGGTTGTCGTCGTTCGCAGCGTGGGTGCTGACAAAAAGGGGCTGGCGTGTAGAAGGTGAACTAATCAATCAGAAAAAAGCCATTTTAGCGGTAGCACCGCATACATCGAACTGGGACTTCTTTATTGGCTTGTTCGTGGTTTTTTCCTTTAAGCTAAACATTAATTTTTTCGGAAAGCACACCATCTTTGCGCCCCCTTTGGGCGCTATTGTTAAAAGATTAGGCGGCATTCCTATAGAGAGAAGTAAAGCGCATGGGGTGGTCACGTCTATAGCAAATAAGATAAAGGAAGCCGATCAATTAATACTCGCGTTAGCGCCAGAGGGTACGCGAAGCCCCATTTATCCATGGAAAACAGGCTTTATGCACATTGCACGAGAAGCCGAAATTCCTATACAAGTCATTGGGTTGGACTACGCCAGAAAGATGATTGTGTTGGGGCCAATTATTCAGAAAGTGACTAACATAGATGAACAAATGCAAACTATTTATACGTTTTATGATAATGTTTGCGCAAAATATCCTAAAAACTGCATTACAAAGCCATAA
- a CDS encoding cystathionine gamma-synthase family protein: protein MTKLGFTTRQVHSDRMLNTPEHGGVHSSTSNSVLFEFKDAQGIIDAFQGKRAAHVYSRSSSPSVAALQNMLNDLEGGVGTLCYSTGMAAISSSLFALLKAGDHLIVSQYLFGNTRSFFETIKDFGVQVTYTDVTDIQQVKEAYQPNTKGVYTETVANPVTQVADLHAIGQFCEEKHMLFMVDNTMTPPPVFYAKDVKASLVFCSLTKYIAGHGNVLGGAVIDTGNYDWTKFSNLKPAYQVADTAQWGITQIKKKGLRDLGATLAPQSATAIALGMETLDLRLSRSQHNAMQLATFLDNHPKVSKVFYPGLADHPQHFMAREYLNDGYGAILSFDLIDGADPVAFLNEMKLVICATHLGDNRTLALPVAPTIYFENTAEERELMGISDTMLRISVGIEDTQDLIADFDTALNTI from the coding sequence GTGACAAAATTGGGATTCACAACCCGTCAGGTTCATTCTGATCGCATGCTAAATACGCCTGAACATGGTGGTGTTCACAGCAGCACGTCTAATTCAGTTCTTTTCGAGTTTAAAGATGCGCAGGGCATCATCGATGCGTTTCAAGGTAAACGAGCTGCTCATGTTTATTCTCGTTCATCGTCACCTTCTGTGGCGGCATTGCAAAATATGCTTAATGATCTGGAAGGCGGTGTAGGTACTTTGTGTTACTCAACCGGAATGGCGGCGATAAGCAGCTCGTTATTTGCTTTACTCAAAGCCGGCGACCATTTAATTGTAAGCCAATACCTATTTGGTAATACGCGAAGCTTTTTTGAAACCATTAAAGATTTTGGTGTGCAGGTTACCTACACAGATGTGACCGACATTCAGCAAGTCAAAGAAGCTTACCAGCCAAACACAAAAGGCGTTTACACCGAAACCGTAGCTAACCCTGTGACACAGGTGGCCGACCTTCACGCCATTGGTCAATTCTGCGAAGAGAAGCACATGCTGTTTATGGTTGATAACACCATGACGCCACCCCCTGTTTTTTACGCTAAAGATGTTAAAGCGTCGTTAGTGTTTTGCTCGCTGACAAAATACATTGCAGGTCACGGTAACGTTTTAGGTGGTGCTGTCATCGATACGGGTAACTATGATTGGACTAAGTTTAGTAACCTAAAACCGGCTTATCAGGTTGCAGATACTGCACAGTGGGGCATTACACAAATCAAAAAGAAAGGTTTACGCGATTTAGGCGCTACATTGGCACCGCAATCAGCGACGGCCATTGCCCTAGGCATGGAAACCTTAGATTTACGTTTATCACGAAGTCAGCATAATGCTATGCAGTTGGCGACGTTCCTAGATAATCACCCCAAGGTATCTAAAGTCTTTTATCCAGGTCTTGCCGACCACCCTCAGCATTTCATGGCAAGGGAATACCTAAACGACGGCTACGGCGCAATTTTGAGTTTTGACCTTATCGACGGTGCTGATCCAGTGGCGTTTTTAAACGAAATGAAGTTAGTTATTTGCGCCACGCACTTAGGGGATAATCGCACCTTAGCGCTACCAGTTGCGCCTACTATTTATTTTGAGAACACGGCAGAAGAGCGTGAGTTAATGGGTATTTCCGATACCATGCTGCGTATTTCGGTAGGTATTGAAGACACTCAGGATCTGATTGCAGATTTCGACACGGCGCTAAATACCATATAG
- a CDS encoding FMN-dependent NADH-azoreductase: MKKVLAIFSSLNGNQGNSSKLANEYLSKIENDGSVHINRVDVASLALPHLTGEEMQAWMTEASERNESQQALAKVSDDIVEAVKAADEIVLAVPMYNFGIPSSLKAYFDRIARAGITFKYTETGPVGLLENKSATVFAARGGVYAGSDFDTQTPYLKHFLNFVGISDVKFVYAEGLNMGEEQANKAFSEASEKIIELTNN, encoded by the coding sequence ATGAAAAAAGTACTGGCTATATTTTCCAGCCTAAATGGCAACCAAGGTAATTCTTCAAAGCTTGCAAACGAGTACCTTTCAAAAATTGAGAATGACGGTTCTGTGCACATTAACCGCGTGGATGTTGCCTCTCTGGCACTGCCTCATTTAACAGGTGAAGAAATGCAAGCGTGGATGACTGAGGCGTCTGAGCGAAATGAATCACAACAGGCATTGGCAAAAGTCTCTGATGACATTGTTGAAGCAGTAAAAGCGGCTGACGAAATTGTGCTAGCCGTGCCAATGTACAACTTTGGCATCCCATCGAGCTTAAAAGCTTACTTCGACCGTATTGCAAGAGCTGGTATAACATTCAAGTATACCGAGACAGGTCCTGTCGGATTGCTAGAAAATAAATCAGCGACTGTTTTTGCCGCGCGTGGTGGTGTGTATGCAGGTTCAGACTTTGATACGCAAACGCCGTATTTAAAACACTTTTTAAATTTTGTTGGTATCAGTGACGTTAAATTCGTTTACGCTGAAGGACTTAACATGGGCGAAGAGCAAGCAAACAAGGCTTTTTCTGAAGCAAGCGAAAAAATTATTGAACTAACCAACAACTAA
- a CDS encoding YaiI/YqxD family protein codes for MHIWVDADACPAVIKDILFKAARRTKLPLSLVANHSMSVPPDKHITLTQVPSGFDAADDYIVEKCEAGDLVITNDIPLAADVLAKNALALNNRGEEYDKSSIKQILGMRDFMETMRSSGEHTGGPKAFSQRDKQNFANALDRLLTQGLRNLK; via the coding sequence ATGCATATATGGGTTGACGCCGACGCGTGCCCTGCAGTGATCAAAGACATTCTTTTTAAGGCAGCCAGACGTACCAAGCTGCCTTTGTCTTTGGTGGCTAACCATTCCATGTCTGTACCACCAGACAAACACATAACCCTAACGCAAGTACCGTCAGGCTTCGATGCTGCTGACGATTACATAGTAGAGAAGTGTGAAGCGGGTGACTTGGTGATTACCAATGACATTCCATTGGCCGCTGATGTACTGGCGAAAAATGCGCTAGCGTTGAATAATCGTGGTGAAGAATACGACAAGTCGTCTATCAAACAGATACTGGGCATGCGAGATTTCATGGAAACCATGCGCTCAAGCGGCGAACACACAGGCGGTCCAAAAGCCTTCTCCCAACGTGACAAACAAAACTTTGCCAACGCACTAGACCGACTCCTCACCCAAGGCCTCCGCAACCTCAAATAA
- a CDS encoding NRDE family protein, producing MCILFIANNMRDDYPLIIAANRDEFYARPTAPSSFWKSHPHLLAGQDLEANGTWMGVTRNGYVAALTNVRDPHNINKNAVSRGELVANWLKHDSVEMKSVAQSQYLATLEKTRHRYNGYNLLFGDINSLKVYNNVNNSTHIIDTGVYGLSNADIATPWPKVTQGVTALNNYVTKQNIINDEDLFDILRYDNKADDALLPDTGVGYEWEKALSSIFIQSEKYGTRTSTLLLVDKNNTLTWKERRFSDKGEAQETRAFSFSI from the coding sequence ATGTGTATTTTATTTATCGCAAACAATATGCGAGATGACTACCCGCTTATCATCGCTGCGAATCGGGATGAGTTTTACGCACGACCAACCGCGCCGTCTTCATTCTGGAAAAGCCACCCGCATTTGCTCGCCGGACAAGACTTAGAAGCTAATGGAACCTGGATGGGTGTTACGCGTAACGGATATGTGGCGGCACTTACTAATGTAAGGGACCCACACAACATCAATAAAAATGCGGTATCGCGAGGTGAATTAGTCGCCAACTGGCTGAAGCACGACTCAGTCGAAATGAAGTCTGTTGCACAATCACAATACTTGGCAACGCTAGAAAAAACGCGCCACCGATACAACGGCTACAACCTGTTATTCGGAGATATAAATTCGCTTAAGGTTTACAACAACGTAAACAATTCGACCCACATTATCGACACTGGTGTCTACGGTTTGTCTAACGCGGATATTGCCACACCTTGGCCAAAAGTCACGCAGGGCGTTACCGCATTGAACAATTATGTCACCAAACAAAACATCATTAATGATGAAGACTTATTTGATATTTTACGTTACGACAATAAAGCTGACGATGCCTTGTTACCCGACACGGGCGTAGGCTATGAGTGGGAAAAGGCGTTGTCTTCCATTTTTATTCAATCCGAAAAATACGGAACGCGTACCTCTACACTGCTATTAGTAGATAAAAACAATACGCTGACCTGGAAAGAACGACGCTTTTCAGACAAAGGCGAAGCACAAGAAACCCGCGCTTTTTCTTTTTCAATTTAG
- a CDS encoding S46 family peptidase — MSKVSVFCLSAALLGSAMQVNAKEGMFTPEQLPSIAGDLKETGLAIPASSINDLTAFPMGAIVSLGGCSASFVSDKGLAVTNHHCARGSVQYNSTPENNYLKDGFLAKEIGEELPAAPGTRMFVTVDFSDVTDNVIGGISDDVQGRERYDLIEANRKALIAECESEAGFRCSVPSFFQGLEYKLIKQMEIRDVRIAYAPADSIGKYGGDVDNWMWPRHTGDFSFYRAYVGKDGKPADYSEENVPFKPDHFLKVSAAGLEDGDFVMAAGYPGSTNRYARLSQVSYTFDWLYPTYLELVDAWIKTIESASEKGSDARIKYEALLAGLNNFHKNTLGQLSGAKRVGLVPRRAEREEQLAAWLDKNGKSEMKQALADLDAVSAEQMQMNKQNFWYNNLSRAQLLSSAQTLYRNAIEKEKPDAERESGFQERDQIRLKEGVERIERRFDPVVDQAVWQKMISMYLEQPEENRVAAFDKAVGIDSDTDGKTLHKKLKAFYDKTSLTNTEERLKWLTASRADFENSNDPFIKLAVALFDTEMAIEDKSKTLSGKAAALRPKYMSAIIEWQKSLGSLAYPDANSTLRVTYGNVMGGSPKDGLIYEPFTRLEGITEKDTGETPFDSPKKQLTLIEDKKYGPYKLDAINSVPVNFLTDLDSTGGNSGSATLNAKAELIGLLFDGTFESVNSDWDFDPKTTRTIHVDSRYMLWVMEYVDGATNLIEEMTIVK; from the coding sequence ATGTCTAAAGTAAGTGTATTTTGTCTTTCTGCCGCGCTACTTGGCAGTGCAATGCAAGTAAATGCTAAGGAAGGCATGTTCACGCCAGAACAACTCCCTTCAATTGCCGGCGATTTAAAAGAAACAGGCTTAGCAATCCCTGCTAGTAGTATTAACGACCTAACCGCGTTTCCTATGGGCGCGATCGTTTCATTAGGTGGCTGTTCAGCATCGTTTGTCTCTGACAAAGGCTTGGCCGTTACTAATCACCACTGTGCGCGCGGCTCTGTTCAATATAACAGCACCCCAGAAAACAACTATTTAAAAGATGGTTTCCTAGCAAAAGAAATTGGTGAAGAACTGCCGGCCGCGCCGGGTACACGCATGTTCGTTACGGTCGATTTTTCTGATGTAACCGACAACGTCATTGGCGGCATCAGTGATGACGTTCAAGGCCGCGAGCGCTACGACCTCATTGAAGCAAACCGCAAAGCGTTAATTGCAGAGTGTGAGTCTGAAGCGGGCTTCCGCTGCTCTGTACCTTCGTTTTTCCAAGGCCTTGAGTATAAGCTAATTAAGCAAATGGAAATTCGTGACGTGCGCATTGCCTACGCGCCTGCTGATTCAATTGGTAAATACGGTGGTGATGTAGATAACTGGATGTGGCCTCGTCACACGGGCGACTTTTCTTTCTACCGAGCTTATGTGGGTAAAGACGGTAAACCTGCTGATTACAGTGAAGAGAACGTGCCGTTTAAACCTGACCATTTCTTAAAAGTTTCGGCAGCTGGACTTGAAGACGGCGACTTTGTTATGGCAGCAGGCTACCCTGGCTCTACTAATCGCTATGCGCGTTTATCACAAGTGTCGTACACGTTTGATTGGTTATATCCCACTTACCTTGAACTGGTAGACGCGTGGATCAAGACTATCGAAAGTGCATCTGAAAAAGGCAGCGATGCGCGTATCAAATACGAAGCATTGTTAGCGGGACTTAACAACTTCCACAAAAATACGTTGGGCCAGCTTTCAGGCGCTAAACGCGTTGGACTTGTTCCACGTCGCGCTGAGCGTGAAGAGCAACTAGCAGCATGGCTTGATAAAAACGGTAAAAGTGAAATGAAGCAAGCACTTGCCGATCTTGATGCGGTTAGTGCTGAACAAATGCAAATGAACAAGCAAAACTTCTGGTACAACAACCTAAGTCGTGCACAACTCTTGTCGTCAGCTCAAACCCTTTATCGCAATGCCATCGAAAAAGAAAAGCCGGACGCAGAACGTGAATCTGGATTTCAGGAGCGCGATCAAATTCGCCTGAAAGAAGGCGTAGAGCGCATTGAGCGTCGCTTTGATCCGGTAGTTGATCAGGCCGTTTGGCAAAAAATGATTAGTATGTACCTTGAACAGCCTGAAGAAAACCGAGTAGCCGCGTTCGATAAAGCAGTAGGCATTGATAGTGATACTGACGGGAAAACACTTCACAAGAAGTTAAAGGCGTTTTACGACAAGACTTCATTGACTAACACTGAAGAACGTTTGAAATGGTTAACTGCAAGCCGCGCTGATTTCGAAAATAGCAACGACCCGTTCATTAAACTTGCGGTTGCCCTGTTCGATACCGAGATGGCTATTGAAGATAAGAGCAAAACGCTAAGCGGTAAAGCTGCCGCGCTTCGCCCTAAATACATGAGTGCCATTATTGAGTGGCAAAAATCTTTGGGCAGCCTTGCTTATCCAGATGCAAACAGTACGCTGCGCGTCACTTACGGTAACGTAATGGGCGGCTCGCCAAAAGACGGTCTGATTTACGAGCCGTTCACTCGTCTTGAAGGTATTACTGAGAAAGACACAGGCGAGACACCTTTCGACTCTCCTAAAAAGCAGCTTACGCTTATTGAGGACAAGAAATACGGACCTTACAAACTAGACGCTATTAACAGCGTGCCGGTAAACTTCCTGACGGATTTAGATTCAACAGGCGGCAACTCAGGCTCAGCAACGCTCAACGCAAAAGCAGAGCTTATCGGCCTGTTGTTTGACGGTACATTCGAGAGTGTAAATTCTGATTGGGATTTTGACCCGAAAACAACCCGTACCATCCATGTAGATAGCCGCTACATGTTATGGGTAATGGAATACGTTGACGGTGCAACAAACCTCATCGAAGAAATGACCATCGTTAAATAA
- a CDS encoding CHRD domain-containing protein produces MRRTKALLACSILPLFLIGCSDDDDDVVQEPTPSPEYANIRVVHAASDAPMVNITANDAILNDLESVDYQVASSRFEVETGMYDIGVTGILPGENAEVLQADVTLEADMNYDIFAVGNVGDESLSLLTVTSMETAVDAGNAQVQIVHAASMAPMVDIYVTAPDTDITAEQPLVTAEFTDATDLIQVPAGDYQIRITPAGETTVVYDSGTVNLADGADLLIAATNNVGTGDSPVTLLAADGDGSFKIWDAEAGAAIRVVHGISDAPAVDVVANNEIVLVDGIQFPRTTDYLSVAAGDYLIDVVADSDNSVVAIDDAELTLEVGMSYTAIANNVLAAPELDVLVDMPRSVATEAKVRIVHASPSAGNVDIYVTADGEINAVDPAFADIAYETGDLVETGYVSLAEGDYVVTVTPTGTKTVAIETGVLTLENGEIYTAIALDGAMEGDLPQLALLDGLAPPPPAFNADMTYNVNLSGSQEVPAVTTMSMATAVVEIDEDLPAFSVSVDVSGLTDVTGVHVHDGGIGMNGPVAFPLTDAGNGTYVLAETNISPSNLDALTSGEWYLNVHTTANPNGEVRGQIVPDTTAVVTFSLSGSQEVPAVDTMAMGSGYALFDTTNNNVSLVAVTTIENATMAHIHTGFAGENGDVLVGLVESESTAGVWMTDGSIALDEATATQLLAGGHYVNVHTAANTGGEIRGQITPDNIEVYGIIANGLQEVPAVTTTASGAGAFTLNTSTGALSGSVTITGMTANMAHIHEGEMGVNGDVLIGLTAGTSGMWSVPANTTLTAEQMNVMADGGLYTNFHSDAFPSGEIRGQITLGFD; encoded by the coding sequence ATGAGAAGGACCAAAGCGCTCCTTGCATGTTCAATATTACCACTGTTTTTAATTGGCTGCTCGGATGACGACGACGATGTCGTACAAGAGCCCACACCCTCCCCGGAATACGCAAACATTCGAGTTGTTCACGCAGCATCAGACGCACCAATGGTAAACATCACTGCTAACGACGCCATACTCAACGATCTTGAAAGCGTTGATTACCAAGTTGCTTCATCTCGCTTCGAAGTCGAGACAGGCATGTACGATATTGGTGTTACAGGCATTCTTCCAGGTGAAAACGCTGAAGTGCTGCAAGCTGACGTTACTTTAGAAGCTGACATGAACTACGATATTTTTGCCGTAGGTAATGTTGGCGATGAGTCGTTATCGCTTTTAACAGTGACCAGTATGGAAACCGCAGTTGACGCGGGTAATGCTCAAGTACAGATTGTACATGCAGCATCAATGGCTCCTATGGTTGATATTTATGTTACGGCACCAGATACAGATATCACTGCCGAGCAGCCGCTTGTTACTGCTGAATTTACTGACGCGACAGATTTGATTCAAGTACCCGCGGGCGATTATCAAATTCGTATTACACCGGCCGGTGAGACAACGGTTGTATACGACTCTGGTACGGTAAACCTTGCAGACGGTGCCGATTTGCTTATCGCTGCTACTAATAACGTAGGTACAGGCGATTCACCAGTAACATTACTGGCCGCGGACGGTGATGGAAGCTTCAAGATATGGGATGCAGAAGCAGGTGCTGCTATCCGCGTTGTGCACGGTATCAGCGACGCACCAGCGGTTGATGTTGTAGCAAATAACGAAATAGTATTGGTGGACGGAATACAGTTCCCGCGCACCACAGACTATTTGTCTGTTGCAGCCGGTGACTATCTCATTGACGTTGTAGCCGATAGCGACAACAGTGTTGTGGCAATTGACGATGCTGAGTTGACGCTAGAAGTAGGTATGTCTTATACCGCTATCGCAAACAACGTTTTGGCTGCACCAGAACTTGATGTGCTTGTTGATATGCCCCGCTCCGTAGCGACAGAAGCGAAAGTGCGTATTGTACATGCTTCACCTTCAGCAGGTAACGTCGATATTTATGTAACTGCAGATGGTGAAATTAATGCTGTCGACCCAGCATTTGCTGATATAGCATATGAAACAGGTGACTTGGTTGAAACTGGTTATGTAAGTCTTGCTGAAGGTGATTATGTGGTCACTGTTACACCAACAGGTACCAAAACAGTAGCGATAGAAACCGGCGTTTTAACGCTTGAGAATGGTGAGATTTACACTGCTATCGCACTAGATGGCGCGATGGAAGGTGATTTACCTCAATTAGCGTTGCTTGATGGCCTAGCACCACCTCCACCAGCTTTTAATGCTGACATGACTTACAATGTAAACTTAAGTGGGTCACAAGAAGTGCCTGCCGTAACTACTATGTCTATGGCAACTGCAGTGGTCGAAATTGACGAAGACTTACCGGCGTTTAGCGTAAGTGTTGACGTATCAGGCTTAACGGATGTTACTGGTGTACACGTACACGATGGCGGCATTGGTATGAATGGTCCGGTTGCTTTCCCACTGACTGATGCTGGTAATGGTACTTATGTTCTCGCTGAAACTAATATTTCACCTAGCAACTTAGACGCGCTGACTAGCGGTGAGTGGTATTTAAATGTTCACACTACCGCTAACCCTAACGGTGAAGTGCGTGGTCAGATTGTTCCCGACACAACTGCGGTAGTAACATTCTCACTAAGCGGCAGCCAAGAGGTACCAGCAGTTGACACCATGGCAATGGGGTCTGGCTATGCGCTCTTCGACACCACAAACAACAACGTTTCTCTTGTGGCGGTAACCACTATTGAAAATGCGACTATGGCGCACATTCATACTGGGTTTGCTGGTGAAAATGGTGACGTACTTGTAGGACTTGTGGAAAGTGAAAGCACCGCTGGCGTTTGGATGACAGACGGAAGCATAGCACTAGATGAAGCCACAGCTACGCAACTACTGGCAGGTGGTCATTATGTGAATGTGCATACAGCAGCTAATACTGGTGGTGAAATTCGCGGCCAAATCACGCCTGATAATATTGAAGTGTACGGCATCATCGCAAACGGCCTACAAGAAGTGCCTGCAGTAACTACAACAGCAAGCGGCGCTGGTGCATTTACTTTGAATACATCTACAGGTGCACTGTCAGGCAGCGTTACCATTACCGGTATGACAGCAAACATGGCTCACATTCACGAGGGTGAAATGGGCGTAAATGGTGATGTTCTAATTGGACTTACTGCCGGAACCAGCGGTATGTGGTCTGTGCCAGCTAATACTACGTTAACCGCTGAGCAAATGAATGTTATGGCAGACGGAGGTCTTTACACTAACTTCCACTCAGATGCATTCCCAAGCGGTGAAATTCGTGGACAAATTACGCTAGGTTTTGACTAG
- a CDS encoding aromatic amino acid transaminase, protein MFEVLPHLAPDPILGLSAAFREDTNPNKIDLGVGVYKDEQGNTPILSSVAKAQKVLLDTETSKTYITPQGNQGFIDGMLSLLLGKTSPVLLADRVAAVQAPGGCGALRILSELLARCNDNAKVWVSDPTWANHIPLIGSAGLKIETYPYFDKASASIRFDAMMETLRKTEKGDIVLLHGCCHNPTGADLTNAQWDEVLEVAKEREFLPFIDVAYLGFGEGLEEDAYGMRLLVENLPEVIVAASCSKNFGLYRERVGLAAIITEDSATRKIAQGQIQSIARGIYSMPPSYGGALVDIILADEALNNEWVSEVNEMRDRMKSLRAMLVQNLHDNGSPKDFSFVNDQKGMFSFLCITPEQVREVREKHSVYFVDSSRVNIAGINQENVETLAKALVSVL, encoded by the coding sequence GTGTTTGAAGTATTACCCCATCTCGCCCCAGATCCAATTCTTGGCCTGTCAGCTGCTTTTCGTGAAGACACCAACCCAAACAAAATCGATTTAGGTGTTGGCGTATATAAAGATGAGCAAGGTAATACCCCTATTCTTTCAAGTGTCGCAAAAGCGCAAAAAGTGCTTTTAGATACCGAAACTAGCAAAACCTACATCACGCCTCAGGGCAACCAAGGTTTTATCGACGGTATGTTGTCTTTGCTATTAGGTAAGACTAGCCCCGTTCTATTAGCAGACCGCGTTGCAGCGGTTCAAGCTCCAGGTGGTTGCGGTGCATTGCGTATTCTTTCAGAACTACTTGCCCGTTGTAACGACAACGCTAAAGTATGGGTAAGCGACCCAACATGGGCGAACCACATTCCACTTATCGGCTCTGCGGGTCTTAAAATCGAAACCTACCCGTACTTCGATAAAGCGTCAGCAAGCATTCGCTTTGACGCTATGATGGAAACCCTTCGCAAAACTGAAAAAGGCGATATCGTTCTTCTACACGGTTGCTGTCACAACCCTACAGGTGCTGATCTTACTAATGCACAATGGGATGAAGTACTAGAAGTAGCGAAAGAGCGAGAATTCCTGCCTTTCATCGATGTGGCTTACCTAGGTTTTGGTGAAGGTTTAGAAGAAGACGCGTACGGCATGCGTTTGTTGGTAGAAAACCTACCAGAGGTTATCGTTGCAGCTTCTTGCTCCAAGAACTTTGGCCTTTATCGCGAACGTGTTGGTTTGGCTGCCATCATTACTGAAGATTCAGCAACCCGTAAAATTGCTCAGGGTCAAATTCAGTCAATCGCACGTGGCATCTACTCTATGCCACCGAGCTACGGCGGCGCGTTGGTAGACATTATCCTAGCTGACGAAGCCCTTAACAACGAGTGGGTATCTGAAGTGAACGAAATGCGCGATCGCATGAAATCACTCCGTGCAATGCTAGTTCAAAACCTTCACGATAATGGCTCGCCTAAAGACTTTAGCTTCGTAAACGACCAAAAAGGTATGTTCTCGTTCTTGTGTATTACTCCAGAGCAAGTGCGCGAAGTGCGTGAAAAGCACAGTGTGTATTTTGTTGATTCTAGCCGCGTGAACATTGCGGGCATCAACCAAGAAAACGTAGAAACACTTGCTAAAGCATTGGTATCAGTGCTTTAA